GTATACCGTGAATTTtcataactcaaaaaaaaaaaaacttctgcTACTTTTCAAACGGGCTCTATGTGTTTATTTGGATACTAatagataaaaaaagatattttaaaatgaatttttttaaatgtatttaacaaatttttaataataaatataaaaatactaaaaacaccaaaaaatatatttttaaaaaaattacaatttatatatttttttaaaaatttaaattttttttcacttaataaatgaaatttttttattttatttaaatataattaataaataatttttttatataaaatatttaaatataaaattatttttatttttataaaagattttttaaaaaaatatcattaaaaaaaactttttcgaGCGCCCAGACCCAGTAGTTTAGTCCATATTTTATTGAAGTGAAACCCACCGTTATACATGTCTTATTTCCACCCAAAACAAAACCTCACCGTCAAAAAATCACGAAGCGCGCGAACTCGAACAGAAAGAAATCCTAGTATTTATGTGAATCAAAATCTGAAGTGGTAAACCCTACCATAACCATGGCGAACAAACTTGCAACTAGACGGGACCTACTGGATCGGTGGAGAGGCATCCAGATGGAAGAAGAGGAGGATGACGGCGATATCCCCGATCCATCCAAGCGCCATCTGCTCCACCTCCGTAAAGAACAATGGTTCTCCCCAGCTTcacttgttattattattatttttttatttttttactttatttggtTTCAGCAGGATAGGGGCATGTAATCACGGACTTCTATACGTTACTCCCTTGTTGTTTTAATAATGGTGAAGTTGCAATGGCGATTTTACGACGTATCTGTAGAGTAATTATAACTTGTTCTCTTGAATGGAAATTATTTGACTAGTTGATGAAAGTAAAGCGAAATTCGAAGTGATACTCTCATTCCCAGAATAAGCAGCGGGAACAAGTAGTCTATGAATTGTCTATGAAACGTAGTCTTTGGTCATATTAATaacttgaattattattattaggaaaagtatagggagccaatggtctaagcatacaatgtgtacaatggaggtttaggaagtattagagatatgatcattagtgttacattgtcatgtcaggttacgcttttgggatgagtgagtTCATGTGAGTTCTAGATTCGAAAGGTCAAgggttcgatccttggtgaactctAAAATTAACTTAAGCTTTTAGGATGAGTGATTTgatgacatgagatgtttattatcctggTATTCGGATGATTATTCTGGATAGTgtgggtgatgttcattttattcatgaaCCAAAGgtttagcccattgtacacattgtacacttaggccattggctccctagcactacccttattattattattattattcatcctTCATTGGTGGAAATGGGCGTTATTTCATCAATATAACCCgttttcattgttgttgttttgcATTATCAATGTAACCCgttttcattgttgttgttttgcATTGATGGAATGGAGTTATGTTCTTGTTGGGGAATTGAGACATTGTTTCTTTGGTAGTTTCATATCTAACACCTTTACTTAATGTCAGGTTTGCAGATGCATATAATTTTCTAATTTGCTTGCCTTGTGAAAGTCATTTTTGGTGTGGCTTTTGGGATATAATGGGTCCCCTATTGGAGACTTTTTACAATTACTTCAAAGACGATCGTCATGATTCTCCTCTTAGGCGTTTATGGAAGAGAATATCTGATGAAATGAAGCGCTGTTTGCAATGCGTTTCTCAGCATCATCAAGCCCAAGACATGTACAATATGGAGTACGAGTCTAGCTCTATTGGTCCTCTTCTTGATGTCTTGCATAAGCTTGATAATGAGAGGGTGACATTACATCTGAGAGATATCAACACAAAGTTAGCAGGGGAAGAATATAATCCTGCATGCGATAATGCTGAAGTAGTTAATTTGTTGTATGAGGTGTGTTTCCTGTTGCTTTCCACTATCCCAAGTTTCAACACACTTGATAAGGCTCCTCTTTATGGCTAAATTTATTTCTGCTTCTTTGAAATATGTAcatttccccccccccccccccaagaaaaaagttattttttccttctccccccccccccctccccaacattatagatattttatttgcttttattcATCTTACAAAATATGGTTTAACTTCTGTTTGTTTGTTGAGACTTGAAACTTGATAATACATGTTCTTAACCTGAATATTTTCATAGTTTTAAAACAAGTTACTAATATCTGTTGATACAGACAAGTGCAGACTGAACATTGTTAGATCAGGACTAgacaatatatattatattatgtacATATTATTTTGAAAAGGGGGAGGGGGATTAGCATAGATATTCCACTTGTATGCATTCTTGCAtttgtatatttttctttctttcctttgtgTATGAATGTTCTGTTTTGGATTTTAGTGTTTAAAGCCTCATTTTGTTCCTCCAATCATTTAATGCAGGTGTTAATGTTCCCAGTCCTCTTAGATTATCAGCCTTTATTCAATGAGTTTGAGTTATTTGTTGAAGCTATTGACTGTAAACACGAATTAGCTTTGTCTGGGCATCAACAATTTCcggtattatatataatttaatcctTGCTGTGTATCGTGCTTCTACATGCCAATGTAGTATTCTAGATTGCTTACGTGGTGAACCATTTGCTTACAGGGAGTATATGCCTTACTATTTTGCAAGAGAAGTGTTCGTTCTGTTGGATATCGCTTAGCAGAATCTATGGGAAAATTGAGGTACTTGTTGATTGGCAATTTGGCATGAAAGAGCTTCGGCTCCACTAATTGTAATCTGTATGAGTTGATGATGCcctaacaaattgaatgcaacttATGTCCCTTTTATTAAACTTGGATAAAGAAGGCATGAAGCCTGAACTTATGTTTGGATGGATGAAAATGAACTTTAACATTGTCTTTTGTCACTGTTTCCGGATCCTGTTTTCTGCTGTTGGACATTTAGAAGTCTGTTTTATTAACGATCAATGCTTTTTGTTTGTGTGTAGGAGAGGAGCGGACTTGGAACCTTTGCAGCCACTTCTCAAGAAATTTATTGGCTGTTTAGAGGCTGATGCATTACCATTGGCTTTGGATACTTCAACACCAAGAGCCCAGCTGGATCGTGTGTCTTTATGGATTGGCATCAAATCATTGTAAGAGTGTATTCAGTAGTATCAGTCATTAGCCTAGTCATCTCTTTGCTATTATTTTGATGGTACTCTTTTATGAACATTTTTGTGAAGGCTTAGCTTCTTGGAGCCTACAACTTTTGAAGAAGGGATATTGGAACAATACCCCTTTTTTGTAGATATTGTACTCAATCATATTAGTGGCGATTCACTTGAATTCTCACATGCTGTTAATTGCTTGAGACTACTATTTGAAATGCTTGGTATGTTTTGTCTGTCTCTTATATTCCTTTTTTCAGATTTATATTTGTTCGCGTAACAATTCTTTGTGCTTGATCCTAGGTTGCAAGCTTTGGTTAAGGTCTACATTACCTCCAAGTGTAATGCGCAATACCCTACTTGGTCAATGTTTCCATACTCACAATGAGAAAATCCATAAAGATATTTTGGGCCTTTTCCAACCTTTCCTACAGGCATGTATGCATAACCGgtgtttgtttgtttcttttgtgtgtttttcttagaaaggaaaaaaaaattctttgGGTGGCTTTGGTGGGGGcgtcggggggggggggggggttgggtTCTTTGTGTGTTTGACATTGTTTACATCTTTCATGCCATGTTCCAGTCTCTTGAAGCTCTTCAAGATGGTGAGCATGAAAAACAGCGTAGACACTTACTATATTTTCTCCTCCATCAAGTGCCAGTGAGCAGTAACTTCAGCATTCTAACGAGAAAACTGGCAAATCAGGTTATCACATTTAGGTTTTTGCACGATGGCTATGCAATGAGTGGCTATAGGCTCTTTGGCTGTAGCCATTGATGCTGCATATTGGTTTCTCTTGTatagttatatatttaataattgtcTTTTCAGATAGCATTACTTGTTGTATACCGAGGATATAGGATGAACCCACCTTGCCCTCCTTTTGAGTGTTCACACATGTGGTATGTACGCAGTTACTCCCCTTTTGTCCTtgtttttttcttgtttgaattaaatttagcagaGACTAGTCATAGTTTGCTGGAAAAAGAAATACCTTTTCCTATGTTCAATTTAACAATGCATTCATGCAGTGGACATAAACTCTCGTATTATCTATCAGGATACATAGGAAATCCTCTTGATTATATTTGTGACTAGAGATACAAGTTCTGTgagtcttttatttatttatttttgtttttgttttgttttttttttttttttttttgtccggTTGACGAATAAGAGATCCTTTTATGAAATTTATAGGCATAAACAAAACTTTATGAGCAAGTGAACATTTGTAACATTAATATGTACGGTATGTTATCCTGCTAGGACTGTTTACCTATTAGAGAATCTCTTTAAGCTTGATCATGTTACTTCATTATAGTGTGTCTGGGAGAATTGGGAAAAACCATTCAGATGACTTTAATGAGGTGTAGCAGAATATTTGGTCTTGTTGAATTTCCATTGTCACAGCTCTAAGGCTTGGGGGGTATCCTTTTTTGGATCTTATTTTCATACTGAACTGTCTGAGAAGTCAATACTAAACAACTGCTGCATAATATAGATGAACTTCACCATAAATTAAGATCATTATGATATACTTGGACTTCTTTTAATGCATTTGCTTAATTGTTTCTCAACATTATGTTGAACAGGGGACCTGCCCTGGTGTCGTCTCTGAAGGACTCCTCACTTCACAGTTCCTTAAGGCAACCTGCATTTGACCTTATACAGATTATCATAGTATCAGATGCTGCTGCTTTAGTGAATTCAGTGCTGAGCTGCTGCACAAATCCAAACACTGAGAGTAGCATGGAAAACAAAGTCATTATTGAGTTGGATGATGAAAGTGATGATATTTGTTTCCAAGCTATTCCAAATTGTGCAATGAAGGATGATGATTGTTCTTGGGCTCAATTCAGTGCGCAGGCTAGAATAATCTATCAAGAGTTCCGTGAGTGGATGTGCATTCCAATGTTATGGGTTGATGTTTTAGTTGATATCAGTCCCTCAGTCCTACCAATTTCATTTTCCCAGGCCATCTTTTGGGCACGGTCTCGTTTTCCAATGATAGAACTTGAGAAGAGTTCAGAAACAGTGCTTCCAGTTAGATCTTGTCTTTCATCTTATGCTGCAGAAATTTCCTCTTCATTTGGGTGGAAGGTTCCAACTGGTTCTGATGATGGTGGAGATGGAAAAAAGTCTAAAAATTCAGTTGAAGTGTTGGCAATGTCGTCTCCtttaataagaacatttaacaggTCCTATAACtagtttgaatttttatttatgccATGCTAAATTGAAGTTTGAGTATCTTGTGGTCTTATGATAAATTTTTGGTTTTCAATTTATTAGCTAAATATTTTTGGAGTTGCAAACAGGTTAGCTGCATATTTTTTAGTGCAGATGGGTCAAGGAGTGCTCCAAAGTCAGTGGACATGGCAACCTCTCATGAGTGAAAGCTTGATCCTTTCACTTTTGGATCCAAATGATGTAAATATGCCAAATTTGTATAGAACCTGTAGATCACATTCTTCTCTATTTACCTTGTTGAGAACCAATGAATTTGTTCTCATTCTTTTCTTATTTGTTGAATATAGCGTATattgtattataatttatttttcccgTGCAGGATGTTAGACAGTTTGGAAAGTCTGTGTTAGAACAAGTTTCAAATACTCGGGGTCTTTCATGTGGAATAAAGTTCCTATGTTCGCATGAGCTGTCATTGTATGCAATTATTTTGGGCCTTAAGCATGCTATGAGACTGGTAATATTTTCGGGAAAGATGTCTTGATAATATTTTGGTCAATGCTGATCCTCTTTACTTTATCTCCTTTCTTTGTGTGTGTGTATAAAAGAGGAAATTTCACTAGTTTGAAGAGAGAAGTGCAACTAAGTGGAAGGATAGGGATCCTCAGAAACAGTAACCAAAGTGGCTTAAGAAAGCAACCAATCTATCCATTTTCTTTGCATATTGTAAACTCCATTAAAACAACCATAAGTAGGTCCCCTAGCTAGAGAAAATCCATAACAATTTCTTGTAGCTTTTTTTGGTTGGCAAATATGTGCCCTTGAAGAGGTGGACATTCTCCTTTTGTCAAATCCGTCAGCAAATTGCCAAAGTAACATACTTAAACAGACATCTGGCTTCCCTGTTGTCATGAAGCCCTTTAAATTGTAGCTTTTGATGCTACACCAAAGTCTTTCTGTGTCCAGTCAGATTATGTGACTTTGATAATGTGTTTCTGCATCGGAAATAATACTTTGGTGTAAAATGACTTTTGTCTAGTGGTCGTTCAATTGTTATTCCCTTTATCTGTGCCATTTCagtaatttcattttatttgcaGGTCCAACTAGATTCTGTCATGTCGAAGTTTCATTCTCTACATCACTTTTGGTTTATTTTATGTAAATTACTCAAAGAAAGCGAATTATCTCCTCAAGAGTTACCGGGAGAAATGGATAGTGATTTAATGATGCCAAAATTCTCTTCACAAGGCGGGTTTTTGAAGCAACCGGCTTTTGATTCTCTGCCCCTGGAAATGGATAAACATGTTTCTAATGTTGAACTAAAAACAATATATAAATTTGGTGGTTTAATATCTGAAATGGCATGGCCTATTTTTTGCAAGAGCTTGGTAAAAGGAAAGGAGTTTGTTGATTACAATCTTTGTCAGGTATCATCCTAGTTCTTCTTTAGTATCAGTTATGTGCTTACAGCTTTGCCTTTATGTTCCTCTCTCTTTAAAAAGCTACATGTAGAATAAATGCTTTTAACATTTATTGGCATCCAATCAGGAAAGTTGTGTTTCTTTTGGTGATCAATTTTACAGACAAGTTGTAAGATACCATGGTTCTGCTGTCCAAAATTTAGAATGAATGTTGCTTGGTTTAAATAATTTGATGCTTGAATAGTTGGATCCTAATATCAATTTTCCAAAACGTAGTTAAAATATATATCAAGTGATTTAGATGtaagattgttaggatttggaaGAATGAGGAGACCAAGTATGGATGATCACATTTCAGTTTATTGTTTGCTTCTTTTCTTTTACAGTTTGGTTGTTGTTTCAGATCAACATCTTGCTTTTAGAACCATGAAGATCTTGACCTTCATAGTTCCTTGTTATTTCAGATGACTTGTGTTAGGCTACTCGAGGTCCTGCCTATCGTTGTTGACAAACACATATGTCTTGGTAAAGAGCATGGAAATTTCAGAATGCATGTACAAAATAAATTGGATTTCAAATGGCTTCATGATCTCATGCAATGGGGAAGGTCATCACTTAAAGTTGTTGTTGTTTATTGGAAGCGAGCAGTTATTCAGTTACTCAATCTATTCAAAGGATTTTGTGATAAAACTTCAGTTTCAACAATCATGACCATTGAACATCTTATTTCCTATGGTGAGTTTTGATATTGTATTCACACACGATCATGTTTGAAGTTGTGTTTTGGTAATACCTGTTAGTATCATATCATTAACATGTTTCGTGTTTCTAATTGATTTAGATGGTTGTCCTTGGGAGGAATTGATAAAACAAGTGTCTCACCTGTCTGTCTCTCTATCTAGCGGAGTTTCTCATAAGTCTCGGGAGACAAATATGACACCGAAATCAATGTGTAAAAGCCTGTCCTTTGAGAAGAACCCTTTTACGTCAGATTTGCACTCTTCAACTATGGCTGATAAAGATTTACAAATTTTTGACTCTACAATGATGTCTTGCAAAAGAGGCACTAAAGATGTAATTATTCTTTCAGATGATGAAGGGGAAGCAAAAGTGTCTCCCAATAAGTCTATTTTATCAGATAATGAGATAGGCAACCATGTCTCTCATGGCAACTTAATGTTTTGTGATGCTGGTAAAAGCTTGCTGACTGCTGACCTTGTTAAACAAAATGTTTCAAGTATGGAATTCTGTGGGAAAATAATGGAGCCCttccaaaaaaatatttgtacTGATTCTCCCATCCTTTCTTCTGAGAAACAGAACTCCAGTAATTTTAGTTTACATATTAAACCTGCGGTCACTCCTTTTGCTGATTCAAAAGGCCTAGACACTCAAAGCAGGGAAGTAAGCTTGAAATCCAAGGATAGGGTCAATTTCACAAAATTTTCTGATGAAGCTGTTAatgttaaaaaattgaataaatcttGCAGCAGTGCCGTTCCGAAAATTGGTGATACTAAATCAAGTAAAAGCAGTAAAATGTCAAGTCATTCTCAGGATGCTGAAGACAGCCAGCTAGAGCCTGCAGTGAAACCTGTGGGCCGTATTCAGTTGCATGTGCCAAAGCCTACTTCGGTTGTGAGAAGGCAAGTTATTCAACTCGAAACACCTCTTGATAACAATTCTGTCAGTCTATATAAATTAAAGAACCCAGAGAACAGATTCAAGCCACCTAGGTTGGATGATTGGTATAAACCTATTCTTGAAACAAATTATTTTGCGACAGTTGGATTGTCATCCACAAGAAAAGATGAAACCCAAACCGTCGGGAAGTTAAAGGAAGTTCCTGTTTATTTTCAATCACCAGAACAATATGTGGAGATATTCAGGCCGTTAGTTTTGGAGGAGTTTAAAGCACAGATACAGAATACTTTTCATGAGATGTCTTCATGGGAGGATGCATCTTATGGGAACCTTTCAGTGATGTCAGTGGAGAGAGTTGATGATTTTCATTTTGTTCGTTTTGTCCATGATGACAGTGATTCTGCAGCATGTAAGAGCTTTTCAGAAAATGACCTCATTTTGCTATCAAAAGATCCTCCTCAAAAGTCTTCTCAGGAAGTTCATATGGTTGGAAAGGTATACTGTCATTCATGTGTGAATGTGACTGTTGTCATCTAAAGTTTTATTCTTGCAAGTACATGAAGTCCTAGAGTTAATTTTTCTAATCTGTGGTATGGAGTAGTTGGAAAATGGGAAGTTTGCTAATTTGGTAGGAAATTATATGACGACTCTTGgtaaagtaaattacagaagtaGTGAAGGCATAATGCTTCTTTTTAGCCCACCTCAAGCTGAAAAAacctttctattattatttttcaccaACTTAGGCTAGTACAGGTTCATTGTTTCTTCGCACATACTGTGACTTTTACCAAGAGATCCACTTTTTTGGCACATTCAGCCATGATTGACTGAAGCATGAAGATTTACCCATCCTACTAATCTTTATTAACTCCTTTTAACCTTCTCTTATAAAGGAAATCATTCCAGTACTTAGTCATTGTTCATAAGTAGAATTATAAATTGAACTGTCAATTATTTCAATTAAAATCCAAGTTGATTTGcattttgtttgccctttttggAGCTAAGTCAGGCTGCCCTCAAGCATGGTCAATGCTAGCCTCAAACCAATGTAGTGTTGCTAAGTAATGCAATTGAAAACAAGCAGGCTAACAAACCTGTCATGCTAAAGCAGTCATCAATGTGTTTGCAGGTTGAAAGGCGTGAGAAAGACAATAAAAGAAGTTTGAGTATTGTTCTTATCAGGTTCTATCTTCAAAATGGTTCCTCGCGTTTAAATCTTGCTAGAAGGAATCTCACTGAACGAAGTAAATGGCATGCTTGCCGAATAATGAGTATTACCCCACAAATTCGAGAATTCCATGCATTGTCATCAGTAAAAGCCATCCCCTTGCTTCCGCTTATTTTAAATCCTGTCAGTGACTCCATTTGTCTTGGTGGAACTAAAGAAGCAGATCTCAATAAGTTGTGCCTGTCCTTACAACAAACTTTGAGATCATCATTTAATGTCTGCCAACTTCAAGCAATTAGTGCTTCTATCGGAAGGGTGGAACCCAAGAAAAATAGTGAACTGTCTCTTATTCAGGGTCCTCCAGGTAATTGATTTACCCTATGTCTTTATTCATGGAAGGCCTTACAATTTTAATAATGATTTTAACAAGTTTGCTTATATGCTCATGTAAATGTAGGAACTGGGAAGACACGAACTATTGTTGCAATTGTCAGTGCCCTTCTAGCTTCTGCTTCCACTTCTCTAAAGATGAATTGTGTAAAACGAGCTTTCAATGAAAGTTTGAACAAGaattctttttctcccttttcaaGACCCAAAATTAGCCAGAGTGTTGCCATTGCGAGGGCATGGCAAGATGCAGCCTTGGCAAGACAAATGAGTGAAGATGTCCAAAGTTCATTGAAATCTTTTCGAAGTTCTGTGAGACAAAGAGTGCTTATTTGTGCTCAATCTAATGCTGCAGTGGATGAGTTGGTATCAAGAATTTCTAATCATGGTCTTTACGGAAGTAATGGAAAAATGTACAAACCTTATCTTGTGAGGGTTGGAAATGCAAAAACAGTCCATCCAAATTCACTGCCATTTTTCATTGACACACTTGTTGATCAACGTGTAACAGAAGAGAAGATGCACTTGAATGAGGGGAAGAAAGATATGAAGGTAGATTTGTCGGTTCTTCGTTCTAATTTAGAGAAATTAGTTGATTCTATTAGGTTCTATGAATCCAAACGGGCTGACCTAAGGGATGGAAATTCTAATGTTAGAAGTCACCTGCATGATGACTCTCATGTTGGGGATGAGAAAGAAATGTCTGATACAGAAATTAAAGTGACGCTGCGTAAACTTTATGAACAGAAACACCAACTATATAAAGATCTTAGTAATGTTCAGGCTCAGGAGAAGAAAGTCAATGAAGAAACCAGGAGTCTTAGAAATAAGCTGCGGAAATCCATACTGATGGAAGCTGAAATAGTGGTAACTACATTAAGTGGATGTGGCGGTGATCTTTATGGAGTTTGCTCTGAAACAATGTTAAGCTCCAAATTTGGTGGTCCATCTGAACTTACTCTCTTTGATGCTATTGTCATTGATGAAGCCGCCCAAGTAACATATCTTTGTTCTGTTATAGATAATTTATCTGCaatcatcttgtttcctttttttttcctgaTCTGTTTTTCTGTTTCAGGCTCTAGAACCTGCTACTCTGATTCCTCTTCAGCTTTTAAAGTCAAGTGGAACCAAATGCATAATGGTAAGTGTACTTAAAAAGGCTTTTGAACTTCTGCTATAAGGTAAGAGGTTATACTGACATTTGCAAATTATCTAAGGTTGGTGACCCAAAGCAACTTCCTGCAACTGTACTCTCAAATGTTGCGAGTAAATATCTTTATGAGTGCAGCATGTTTGAACGTTTACAAAGGGCAGGGCATCCTGTTATCATGCTTACTGAGCAGGTACATAGTTTGCTACTGGATCTGATCTGAAGTCTCCTTGTATGACATATATTTTGGTGGAGCAATCATTGCAGGCTTGAGGTTCCTTGGGTATTGGGGGTTAGACTGTTAGCAACTTAGCATATGGTCTAAAagaatttctttttgtttttaaggtttagggtttatccgTTTAGTTTGCCTTGTTTGACTGAATAATCAATTCCGCACAATTCTTATTACTGTTTAGAAGGATTGAGTAGAgatataaaaaggaaagaaattaaaTTCTGGGATTGAGGTTTGATGACAAGTGATTGAAGTAAAATATACCCATAGAATATGTGTGGTGCATTGCTATATTATGAAATTGATGCTGGTTATTTCTACACTGACTGTAAAAGTGGAATCCATCTCATATGGAATATGCATTTTGTATATTTGGTGAATCTTGGAGGGTACTGAATATGGATTTTCAGCTGTTTCTTTTGATTAGTTGCAAAAGCTTTGAAGAAAGTAAAGGTTGTTTTTCTGGtatttttctgaaataaaatgCTTGAACTTGAAGGAGAAATTTCAATCTTCAAACTTGGTTTTTATCTCTTTATCACTCATTCTTTTTGTTAGGGAGTCATGTTGATGGATATGAAGAGGGATTTGAGAACCCTTTAATATTGATGAGTTAGTCTGTATGCATGCGAAGGGATTAGAGAATTCAATTCATGCTGTACttatctttcatgttttatgCATCCAACCATTCTTTTTATTAGGGAGTCGTGTTGATGTATATGAAGAGGGATTTGAGAACCCTTTAATATTGATGAGTTAGTCTGTATGCATGCGAAGGGATTAGAGAATTCAATTCATTGTATACttatctttcatgttttatgCATCCAACCATGCAGTTAACATGGTCAAGTGTATCTATTCAAGCCGAAGGCTTGCCATGGTGCAGATTTCCTTTCCTGGTTCCGATGAGAGATCTTGTGTGGTTTTCTCTTCATGGGAAGCCCAAATTTTCTTTTCCAATTTAGAGACTTACTCATCAAGCAATTCCCtttcaagattccgacttgtaaAAGACACCTAAGAAGCATCAAACATCTTGGCTGAAGCTCTTTTGCTTGTAGGTTTTTGAGGTCATTATAGGAATTTCAATGGCTCAAACTCAGTGCTACTCCTTTTTGAATTCAGTCATTTGAGATAATAATGATTGAGCTGTAGAA
The nucleotide sequence above comes from Arachis hypogaea cultivar Tifrunner unplaced genomic scaffold, arahy.Tifrunner.gnm2.J5K5 arahy.Tifrunner.gnm2.scaffold_45, whole genome shotgun sequence. Encoded proteins:
- the LOC114924127 gene encoding uncharacterized protein isoform X1; amino-acid sequence: MANKLATRRDLLDRWRGIQMEEEEDDGDIPDPSKRHLLHLRKEQWFADAYNFLICLPCESHFWCGFWDIMGPLLETFYNYFKDDRHDSPLRRLWKRISDEMKRCLQCVSQHHQAQDMYNMEYESSSIGPLLDVLHKLDNERVTLHLRDINTKLAGEEYNPACDNAEVVNLLYEVLMFPVLLDYQPLFNEFELFVEAIDCKHELALSGHQQFPGVYALLFCKRSVRSVGYRLAESMGKLRRGADLEPLQPLLKKFIGCLEADALPLALDTSTPRAQLDRVSLWIGIKSLLSFLEPTTFEEGILEQYPFFVDIVLNHISGDSLEFSHAVNCLRLLFEMLGCKLWLRSTLPPSVMRNTLLGQCFHTHNEKIHKDILGLFQPFLQSLEALQDGEHEKQRRHLLYFLLHQVPVSSNFSILTRKLANQIALLVVYRGYRMNPPCPPFECSHMWGPALVSSLKDSSLHSSLRQPAFDLIQIIIVSDAAALVNSVLSCCTNPNTESSMENKVIIELDDESDDICFQAIPNCAMKDDDCSWAQFSAQARIIYQEFREWMCIPMLWVDVLVDISPSVLPISFSQAIFWARSRFPMIELEKSSETVLPVRSCLSSYAAEISSSFGWKVPTGSDDGGDGKKSKNSVEVLAMSSPLIRTFNRLAAYFLVQMGQGVLQSQWTWQPLMSESLILSLLDPNDDVRQFGKSVLEQVSNTRGLSCGIKFLCSHELSLYAIILGLKHAMRLVQLDSVMSKFHSLHHFWFILCKLLKESELSPQELPGEMDSDLMMPKFSSQGGFLKQPAFDSLPLEMDKHVSNVELKTIYKFGGLISEMAWPIFCKSLVKGKEFVDYNLCQMTCVRLLEVLPIVVDKHICLGKEHGNFRMHVQNKLDFKWLHDLMQWGRSSLKVVVVYWKRAVIQLLNLFKGFCDKTSVSTIMTIEHLISYDGCPWEELIKQVSHLSVSLSSGVSHKSRETNMTPKSMCKSLSFEKNPFTSDLHSSTMADKDLQIFDSTMMSCKRGTKDVIILSDDEGEAKVSPNKSILSDNEIGNHVSHGNLMFCDAGKSLLTADLVKQNVSSMEFCGKIMEPFQKNICTDSPILSSEKQNSSNFSLHIKPAVTPFADSKGLDTQSREVSLKSKDRVNFTKFSDEAVNVKKLNKSCSSAVPKIGDTKSSKSSKMSSHSQDAEDSQLEPAVKPVGRIQLHVPKPTSVVRRQVIQLETPLDNNSVSLYKLKNPENRFKPPRLDDWYKPILETNYFATVGLSSTRKDETQTVGKLKEVPVYFQSPEQYVEIFRPLVLEEFKAQIQNTFHEMSSWEDASYGNLSVMSVERVDDFHFVRFVHDDSDSAACKSFSENDLILLSKDPPQKSSQEVHMVGKVERREKDNKRSLSIVLIRFYLQNGSSRLNLARRNLTERSKWHACRIMSITPQIREFHALSSVKAIPLLPLILNPVSDSICLGGTKEADLNKLCLSLQQTLRSSFNVCQLQAISASIGRVEPKKNSELSLIQGPPGTGKTRTIVAIVSALLASASTSLKMNCVKRAFNESLNKNSFSPFSRPKISQSVAIARAWQDAALARQMSEDVQSSLKSFRSSVRQRVLICAQSNAAVDELVSRISNHGLYGSNGKMYKPYLVRVGNAKTVHPNSLPFFIDTLVDQRVTEEKMHLNEGKKDMKVDLSVLRSNLEKLVDSIRFYESKRADLRDGNSNVRSHLHDDSHVGDEKEMSDTEIKVTLRKLYEQKHQLYKDLSNVQAQEKKVNEETRSLRNKLRKSILMEAEIVVTTLSGCGGDLYGVCSETMLSSKFGGPSELTLFDAIVIDEAAQALEPATLIPLQLLKSSGTKCIMVGDPKQLPATVLSNVASKYLYECSMFERLQRAGHPVIMLTEQYRMHPEICKFPSLHFYDNKLLNGSQMSRKSAPFHQTKCLGPYVFYDITDGREVRGKNMGAMSLCNEHEADAAVEVLRFFQKRFPTEFTGGRIGIITPYKSQLSLLRSRFLDTFGSSITAEIEFNTVDGFQGREVDILLLSTVRAALLSNAASERNSSTIGFVADVRRMNVALTRAKLSLWIFGNARTLQTNHNWASLVKDAEERDLIMTAKRPYHSIFKTASKDKDFLENSNDVIRQPKHEREVKDNDKDGFESKKKRVASEVKSKGRRDDKALGKSALCKEKKSIDERNSIKNLTCLAAKCESRSCSDGMLTTTEQRVFDNGEGKDKMKINRVETILGKRQSKFENTRSSAHHVVEETGSRQKTSKLSELDRPNLCSRGDTSNSNEVSASSLEGCHKKEHADQVKCTTKSGVSEISKRKQQRKAVDAILYSSLISTKKDETLTKASAKRRFSSSIANESVKPPKTTNASMEATERKERPIAISNQSVHE